In the [Clostridium] colinum genome, one interval contains:
- a CDS encoding phosphatidate cytidylyltransferase: MLVRIISSVVLFPILFALVYYGGLPLKIGTIFVSIIGMYEFYKAICKKIIPIHYLGFIFALIYLLILDTPFFQISDLISGTFLLLSLIFMVFNYKKISIFDVSLTFFGFCYIPLMFSTVYLIRELDYGNYTVWLPFICAWACDTGAYFVGITMGKHKLTPGLSPKKTIEGAIGGVLFSALFCGIYGFFIANKNVEIEHIFNNNYTLIISFVLLGIIGAIFAQFGDLTASATKRRFNIKDYGKIIPGHGGILDRFDSVIFTAGICYIVLKIIEIYNIIL; the protein is encoded by the coding sequence ATGTTAGTTAGAATAATATCAAGTGTAGTTTTGTTTCCTATATTATTTGCTTTAGTATATTATGGGGGGTTACCTTTAAAAATAGGTACTATATTTGTATCTATAATAGGTATGTATGAATTTTATAAAGCAATATGTAAAAAAATAATACCAATACATTATTTAGGGTTTATTTTTGCATTAATTTATTTATTAATTTTGGATACACCATTTTTTCAAATATCTGATTTGATAAGTGGAACATTTTTATTACTAAGTTTAATATTTATGGTATTTAATTATAAAAAAATAAGTATATTTGATGTATCTTTAACATTTTTTGGATTTTGTTATATACCCCTTATGTTTTCTACGGTATATTTAATAAGAGAGCTTGATTATGGAAATTATACTGTATGGTTACCTTTTATATGTGCGTGGGCTTGTGATACTGGAGCATATTTTGTAGGGATAACAATGGGAAAACATAAATTAACACCAGGGCTTAGCCCTAAAAAGACTATAGAAGGTGCAATAGGTGGTGTTTTATTTTCGGCATTATTTTGTGGAATATATGGATTTTTTATAGCAAACAAAAATGTAGAAATAGAGCATATTTTCAACAATAATTATACATTAATAATTAGTTTTGTTCTTTTAGGTATAATAGGTGCTATATTTGCTCAATTTGGAGATTTAACAGCATCTGCTACCAAAAGAAGATTTAATATAAAAGATTATGGTAAAATTATACCAGGCCACGGAGGAATATTAGACAGATTTGATAGTGTAATATTTACAGCTGGTATTTGTTATATTGTTCTTAAAATAATAGAAATTTATAATATTATTCTTTAA
- a CDS encoding 1-deoxy-D-xylulose-5-phosphate reductoisomerase — translation MNKNIVILGSTGSIGTQSLEVVENLKNINIIGLSTNTNIDILENQIRKYKPMYVCVMDMEKANILKENIKDTNTQVLTGEEGLIKLATLDNIDTVLNSLVGNIGLLPTIYGIRAKKHIALANKETLVSAGELVMKEAKKYGVNIYPIDSEHSAIFQCLQGNKHKDIEKIILTASGGPFREHTNLENVTLAEALNHPNWSMGKKITIDSATLMNKGLEVIEAKWLFNIDIDKIEVIIHPQSIIHSMIEYKDSAIMAQLGTPDMKVPIQYALAYPNRTKNNFEKLDLLKHNNLTFKKPNYELFPCLKYAFDAIKIGGIMPCVLNASNEVAVEYFLSDKIKFTDIPKIVYKTMENYKDKNKLDYSLEDVLQADKLSRDYAKNIILCNEF, via the coding sequence ATGAATAAAAATATAGTTATATTAGGTTCTACAGGGTCTATTGGTACACAATCATTAGAAGTTGTAGAAAATTTAAAAAATATAAATATTATAGGATTATCTACAAATACTAATATAGATATTTTAGAAAATCAAATAAGAAAATATAAGCCTATGTATGTTTGTGTTATGGATATGGAAAAGGCTAATATTTTAAAAGAAAATATAAAAGATACAAATACACAAGTATTAACAGGCGAAGAAGGTCTTATTAAGCTTGCAACATTAGATAATATAGATACAGTTTTAAATTCATTAGTTGGTAATATAGGACTTTTGCCTACTATATATGGGATAAGAGCAAAAAAACATATAGCTCTAGCTAATAAAGAAACATTAGTTTCTGCAGGTGAGCTAGTTATGAAAGAGGCTAAAAAGTATGGTGTAAATATATATCCAATAGACAGTGAACATTCGGCTATTTTTCAATGTTTGCAAGGAAACAAACATAAAGATATAGAAAAAATTATATTAACAGCATCTGGTGGTCCTTTTAGAGAACATACAAACCTTGAAAACGTAACATTAGCAGAAGCTTTAAATCATCCTAACTGGTCTATGGGTAAAAAAATAACAATAGATTCGGCAACACTTATGAATAAAGGCCTTGAAGTTATAGAAGCAAAGTGGCTTTTTAATATTGATATAGATAAAATAGAAGTTATTATACACCCACAAAGTATAATTCATTCTATGATAGAATATAAAGATAGTGCTATAATGGCTCAATTGGGAACACCAGATATGAAAGTACCTATACAATATGCCTTAGCATATCCTAATAGAACAAAAAATAATTTTGAAAAACTAGACCTTTTAAAACATAATAATCTTACATTTAAAAAGCCTAATTATGAACTTTTCCCTTGTTTAAAATATGCCTTTGATGCAATAAAAATAGGAGGCATTATGCCTTGTGTATTAAATGCTAGCAACGAAGTAGCAGTAGAATATTTTTTAAGTGATAAAATTAAATTTACAGACATACCTAAAATTGTTTATAAAACAATGGAAAATTATAAAGATAAAAATAAGCTAGATTATAGTTTGGAAGATGTTTTACAAGCAGATAAACTTTCAAGAGATTATGCAAAAAATATAATTTTGTGTAATGAATTTTAA
- a CDS encoding M50 family metallopeptidase: protein MSLIITILIFGFIILVHEWGHFIVARKSGVFVEEFAIGMGTKLWSKEKDGTLYSVRLFPLGGYCKMKDEDSASDDPDSFSNATMPKKFAIIFAGAFMNFVLAFAIFIGITFFSGTATTTVREVTEGSPAQEAGIQPKDVIYKLDGKKIRNFEDLTFQISRLKEEQNKSLELIVKRDGQKIKFNIKPEFDKNNNRYLIGISPVLKNGLLAKDIEGIEKNTFFGTIRDGYNNMIFTIKVTIIGVFDLFSGQIALKELTGPIGITPVIDKHYETAMKVSVSATILTMLNIMALLSANIGVFNLLPIPALDGGRIVFLTIEAIRGKPISPEKEGMVHFIGFVILMGFGILIAFKDVINLF, encoded by the coding sequence TTGTCTTTAATAATAACAATTTTAATATTTGGATTTATTATATTAGTACACGAATGGGGACATTTTATTGTTGCTAGAAAAAGTGGTGTATTTGTAGAAGAATTTGCAATAGGTATGGGTACAAAGCTATGGAGCAAAGAAAAAGATGGTACATTATATTCTGTTAGGCTTTTTCCGCTTGGTGGATATTGCAAAATGAAAGATGAAGATTCAGCTAGTGATGACCCTGATAGTTTTTCTAATGCTACTATGCCTAAAAAATTTGCTATAATTTTTGCTGGTGCATTTATGAACTTTGTTTTGGCATTTGCTATATTTATTGGTATTACATTTTTTAGTGGCACTGCTACAACTACTGTTAGAGAAGTAACAGAGGGGTCTCCAGCTCAAGAAGCAGGAATACAACCAAAAGATGTAATATATAAATTAGACGGCAAAAAAATAAGAAATTTTGAAGATTTAACTTTTCAAATCTCAAGGCTTAAAGAAGAGCAAAATAAAAGTTTAGAATTAATAGTTAAAAGAGATGGACAAAAAATAAAATTTAATATAAAACCAGAATTTGATAAAAATAACAACAGATATTTAATAGGTATATCACCAGTTTTAAAAAATGGACTTTTAGCCAAAGATATTGAAGGTATAGAAAAAAATACTTTTTTTGGTACTATTCGTGATGGATATAATAATATGATATTTACTATAAAAGTTACAATAATTGGTGTGTTTGATTTATTCTCAGGTCAAATTGCTTTAAAAGAATTAACAGGACCTATAGGTATAACACCAGTTATTGATAAACATTATGAAACGGCTATGAAAGTTAGTGTTAGTGCTACTATACTTACTATGCTTAATATAATGGCTCTTCTTAGTGCTAATATTGGAGTATTTAATCTTTTACCAATACCAGCACTTGATGGAGGAAGAATAGTATTTTTAACAATAGAAGCTATAAGAGGTAAACCTATATCTCCAGAAAAAGAGGGTATGGTTCATTTTATAGGATTTGTTATTTTAATGGGATTTGGTATATTAATAGCTTTTAAAGATGTTATAAATTTATTTTAA
- the ispG gene encoding flavodoxin-dependent (E)-4-hydroxy-3-methylbut-2-enyl-diphosphate synthase, producing MQRKKTREISIGNIKIGGNNPIAIQSMCNTDTRDAKATIEQIKSLSEEGCEIIRIAIPDMEACEAIKEIKKNIKIPLVADIHFDYRLALQAIENGIDKIRINPGNIGNEERIKAVITKAQERNIPIRIGVNSGSLEKDILQKYGEVTPKGLVESALRHVRIIEKYDYNNIVVSIKASSVPFSMETYSILSNEIDYPLHLGITEAGTVWSGSIKSAVGIGSILSMGIGDTIRVSLTGNPIEEIKTAKEILKSLGLRKFGIEFISCPTCGRTEVDLISIANKVEEECKKINKNLKVAVMGCAVNGPGEAKEADIGIAGGKGYGLIFKKGEILKKVPEDMLIPELLKLINEL from the coding sequence ATACAAAGAAAAAAAACAAGAGAAATATCTATTGGTAATATAAAAATAGGTGGTAATAATCCTATTGCTATACAATCTATGTGTAATACAGACACTAGAGATGCGAAGGCTACAATAGAACAAATAAAAAGCTTGTCAGAAGAAGGCTGTGAAATAATAAGAATTGCTATTCCAGATATGGAGGCTTGTGAAGCTATTAAAGAAATTAAAAAAAATATAAAAATACCTTTAGTTGCAGATATTCATTTTGATTATAGGTTAGCTTTACAAGCCATAGAAAATGGTATTGATAAAATAAGAATAAATCCAGGTAATATAGGTAATGAAGAAAGAATAAAAGCAGTTATAACTAAGGCACAAGAAAGAAATATTCCTATTAGAATAGGGGTAAATTCTGGGTCATTAGAAAAAGATATATTACAAAAATATGGAGAAGTTACACCAAAGGGACTTGTTGAAAGTGCTTTAAGACACGTAAGAATAATAGAAAAATATGATTATAATAATATAGTAGTATCTATAAAAGCATCTAGTGTTCCATTTAGTATGGAAACTTACTCTATATTATCTAATGAAATAGATTATCCATTACATTTAGGAATAACAGAAGCAGGAACTGTATGGAGTGGGTCTATAAAATCAGCAGTAGGTATAGGCTCTATTTTAAGTATGGGTATAGGAGATACTATAAGAGTATCTTTAACAGGTAATCCAATTGAAGAGATAAAAACGGCTAAAGAGATTTTAAAATCTTTGGGGCTTAGAAAATTTGGTATAGAGTTTATATCTTGCCCTACTTGTGGTAGAACAGAAGTTGATTTAATATCTATTGCTAACAAAGTTGAAGAAGAATGTAAAAAAATAAATAAAAATTTAAAAGTTGCTGTTATGGGCTGTGCAGTTAATGGTCCAGGAGAGGCTAAAGAAGCAGACATAGGTATAGCAGGTGGAAAAGGATATGGGCTTATCTTTAAAAAGGGAGAAATATTAAAAAAAGTTCCAGAAGATATGCTTATACCAGAACTTTTAAAGCTTATAAATGAGTTATAA
- a CDS encoding PolC-type DNA polymerase III — protein MEDKKFSNVFSKIKLSANVKTVLKNTIVSNIKINSSRALAEIFLQSDKVVNENCLKDFEEDIFENFKFLKEVNIYLKYNLDDLTLQQKVEKIWDNIVKVIKVKSPICFPIFKEATFNIEENILNINLYKRGAFIFKAKKIDTIIEEVIKDRFDINVFVKFIDVNTNINSAKEKNDELKELIAKALENTNTQNTHQVSQQDKYPDINKFRRVKRLSLKIKDTIEEEVKEIKNSVIDGEIITIKGKIFGLDITETKKGKYIVKVDITDMTDSISFKFFTEPEDFKEDYSDIVKKGNFVVVKGEIRYDEYMKELILSPMEICKSNPPEPKMDNSPVKRVELHLHTQMSKMDGVTSVKDIIKRASEWGHKAVAITDHGVVQAFPDAMDIAKKLNIKVLYGVEAYLVDDLSNVVEHSKNQSLLDEYVIFDLETTGLNREYNKIIEIGAVKVKNGQIIDRFSTFINPHENLSKEIVNLTNITDDMLVEAPEESEMLPKFFEFFGNSVLVAHNAKFDMGFIKKWAERNGKIVKNTVLDTVGLSRTIFPDMAKHTLNVIAKKLDISLENHHRAVDDAEATANIFIKFTEILKKEYNINNLDGVNELARTNIDVKKLRPNHAIILVKNQKGLRNLYELISKSNLEYFFRDPRIPKSEFLKLREGLIIGTACENGEFYQAVLNNADEDEIEKLANFYDYFEIQPIGNNEFLIENEKVSNINSVEDLQNINKKIIDYGKKYNKLVVATCDVHFLDKDDDYFRKIIMASKGFKDCDNQPPLYFRTTEEMLEEFEYLGKDLAYEVVVKNTNIIADMIEHILPIPDGTFPPEIEGSDKELTDITMKKAKSIYGEDLPKIVRDRLERELNSIIKNGFAVLYIIAQKIVWNSNDNGYIVGSRGSVGSSFAATMAGITEVNPLSPHYFCKNCKYSDFDSEEVLAYAGNSGWDLPDKVCPVCGTMLSKDGHDIPFETFLGFEGDKEPDIDLNFSGEFQAQAHQYTEELFGTGYVFKAGTIGTLADKTAYGYVKKYADERNMKISGAEINRLVEGCVGIKRTTGQHPGGLMVVPNTKSIYDFCPVQRPADDPTSNVITTHFDYHSISGRILKLDLLGHDVPTILRMLKDFTGFDPLNTPMDDKTTMSLFTSPNALGVSVEDIECDTGSLGLPEFGTPFVIQMLMDTKPNSFSDLVKISGLSHGTDVWFNNAQELIKNNVATLKEVIPTRDDIMVYLILKGVENKLAFTIMESVRKGKGLTPEFEQAMIEKNVPDWYIESCKRIKYMFPKGHAVAYVTNAFRMGYFKINYPYAFYASLFSVKVEDFDYDLMCFGLDKVQLAIKEIQALGKGATTKEKTKLVVLELVREMYKRGLKFTKMDLYKSKGFKFDVTEEGLLPPLCCVQGLGEQATQNIVEARENGLFDTVENLVERTKISKTVVEILKQNGVLQGMPDTNQLTLFM, from the coding sequence TTGGAAGATAAAAAATTTTCTAATGTTTTTTCTAAAATAAAATTATCTGCTAATGTAAAGACTGTTCTTAAAAATACTATTGTTTCTAATATAAAAATTAACAGTAGTAGGGCATTAGCTGAAATATTTTTACAAAGTGATAAAGTAGTAAATGAAAACTGCTTAAAAGACTTTGAAGAAGATATATTTGAAAATTTTAAATTTTTAAAAGAAGTAAATATATATTTAAAATATAATTTAGATGATTTAACATTACAACAAAAAGTAGAAAAAATTTGGGATAATATAGTAAAAGTTATAAAAGTAAAAAGTCCTATTTGTTTTCCTATATTTAAAGAGGCTACATTTAATATAGAAGAAAATATTTTAAATATAAACCTTTATAAAAGAGGAGCATTTATTTTTAAGGCTAAAAAGATAGATACTATTATAGAGGAAGTAATAAAAGATAGATTTGATATTAATGTTTTTGTAAAGTTTATAGATGTAAATACAAATATTAATAGCGCTAAAGAAAAAAATGATGAATTAAAAGAGCTTATAGCTAAGGCATTAGAAAACACTAATACACAAAACACACATCAAGTATCACAACAAGATAAATATCCAGATATAAATAAATTTAGGAGAGTAAAAAGGTTATCATTAAAAATAAAAGACACAATAGAAGAAGAAGTAAAAGAAATAAAAAATTCTGTAATAGACGGAGAAATAATAACTATAAAAGGTAAAATATTTGGTTTAGATATAACTGAAACTAAAAAAGGCAAATATATTGTAAAAGTAGACATAACAGATATGACAGATTCTATTAGTTTTAAATTTTTTACAGAACCAGAAGATTTTAAAGAAGATTATAGTGATATTGTAAAAAAAGGTAACTTTGTTGTAGTAAAAGGTGAAATAAGATATGATGAATATATGAAAGAGCTTATATTATCACCTATGGAAATTTGTAAATCAAATCCACCAGAACCTAAAATGGACAATAGTCCTGTAAAAAGGGTAGAGTTACATTTACATACTCAAATGAGCAAAATGGACGGAGTAACATCTGTAAAAGATATAATAAAAAGAGCAAGTGAATGGGGGCATAAAGCAGTTGCTATAACAGACCACGGAGTTGTACAAGCCTTTCCAGATGCTATGGATATAGCAAAAAAGCTTAATATAAAAGTGTTATATGGAGTTGAAGCATATTTAGTAGATGATTTATCAAATGTTGTAGAGCATAGTAAAAATCAAAGCTTATTAGATGAATATGTTATTTTTGACTTAGAAACAACAGGGCTTAATAGAGAGTATAATAAAATAATAGAAATAGGTGCTGTTAAGGTGAAAAATGGACAAATAATAGATAGATTTTCTACTTTTATAAACCCTCACGAAAATTTAAGTAAAGAGATAGTAAATCTAACTAATATAACAGATGATATGCTTGTAGAGGCTCCAGAAGAAAGTGAAATGTTACCTAAGTTTTTTGAGTTTTTTGGTAATAGTGTTTTAGTTGCACACAATGCTAAATTTGATATGGGATTTATAAAAAAATGGGCAGAACGAAATGGAAAAATAGTAAAAAATACTGTTTTAGACACAGTTGGGTTATCAAGGACTATTTTTCCAGATATGGCTAAACATACACTTAATGTAATTGCTAAAAAGTTAGATATTTCTTTAGAAAATCATCATAGAGCGGTAGATGATGCAGAAGCTACAGCAAATATATTTATAAAATTTACTGAAATATTAAAAAAGGAGTATAACATAAATAATCTTGATGGTGTAAATGAATTAGCAAGAACAAATATAGATGTAAAAAAACTAAGACCTAATCATGCTATAATACTTGTAAAAAATCAAAAAGGACTTAGAAATTTATATGAACTAATATCTAAATCTAACTTAGAATATTTTTTTAGAGACCCAAGAATACCAAAAAGTGAATTTTTAAAACTTAGAGAAGGTCTTATTATAGGTACAGCTTGTGAAAATGGAGAGTTTTATCAAGCAGTGTTAAACAATGCAGACGAAGATGAAATAGAAAAGTTAGCAAATTTTTATGATTATTTTGAGATACAACCAATAGGAAATAATGAGTTTTTAATAGAAAATGAAAAAGTATCTAACATTAACAGTGTAGAAGATTTACAAAATATAAATAAAAAAATTATAGACTATGGTAAAAAATATAATAAATTAGTAGTTGCTACTTGTGATGTACATTTTTTAGATAAAGATGACGATTATTTCAGAAAAATAATAATGGCTTCTAAAGGATTTAAAGATTGTGATAATCAACCACCTTTATATTTTAGAACAACTGAAGAAATGCTTGAAGAATTTGAATATTTAGGGAAAGATTTAGCCTATGAAGTAGTAGTAAAAAATACAAACATTATAGCAGATATGATAGAACATATATTGCCTATACCAGATGGTACATTCCCACCAGAAATAGAAGGCTCAGATAAAGAGCTAACAGATATAACAATGAAAAAAGCAAAAAGTATATATGGAGAAGACTTACCCAAAATAGTGAGAGATAGGCTAGAAAGGGAGTTAAACTCTATCATAAAAAATGGATTTGCTGTGTTATATATAATAGCTCAAAAAATAGTTTGGAATTCAAATGATAATGGATACATTGTTGGGTCTAGGGGGTCTGTTGGTTCATCTTTTGCCGCTACAATGGCAGGTATAACAGAGGTTAATCCTTTATCGCCACATTATTTTTGCAAAAATTGTAAATATTCAGATTTTGATTCTGAAGAAGTTTTAGCTTATGCAGGTAATTCTGGCTGGGATTTGCCAGACAAAGTATGCCCAGTATGTGGAACTATGCTATCAAAAGATGGACACGACATACCTTTTGAAACATTTTTAGGCTTTGAAGGAGACAAAGAACCAGATATAGATTTAAACTTTTCAGGAGAATTTCAAGCACAAGCCCATCAATATACAGAAGAGCTTTTTGGCACAGGATATGTGTTTAAAGCAGGAACTATAGGTACATTGGCAGACAAGACTGCATACGGTTATGTAAAAAAATATGCAGATGAAAGAAATATGAAAATAAGTGGTGCAGAGATAAATAGACTTGTAGAAGGGTGCGTTGGTATAAAAAGAACAACAGGACAACACCCAGGTGGGCTTATGGTTGTACCTAATACAAAAAGTATATATGATTTTTGCCCAGTACAAAGACCGGCAGATGACCCAACATCTAATGTTATAACTACTCATTTCGATTATCATTCTATAAGTGGGCGTATATTAAAACTAGATTTATTAGGACACGACGTGCCAACAATTTTACGTATGTTAAAAGACTTTACAGGGTTTGACCCGCTTAACACACCTATGGATGATAAAACAACTATGTCCTTATTTACTTCTCCTAATGCTTTAGGGGTAAGTGTTGAAGATATAGAATGTGATACAGGGTCTTTAGGTTTGCCAGAATTTGGTACACCTTTTGTTATACAAATGCTTATGGATACAAAGCCTAATAGTTTTTCAGACCTTGTTAAAATATCTGGACTTTCTCACGGTACAGATGTTTGGTTTAACAATGCTCAGGAGCTTATAAAAAACAATGTAGCTACTCTTAAAGAGGTTATACCAACAAGAGATGATATTATGGTTTATCTTATTTTAAAAGGAGTAGAAAATAAATTAGCTTTTACTATAATGGAATCTGTTAGAAAAGGTAAAGGTTTAACACCAGAATTTGAACAAGCTATGATAGAAAAAAATGTACCAGATTGGTATATAGAGTCTTGTAAAAGAATAAAATATATGTTTCCTAAAGGGCACGCAGTAGCATATGTTACAAATGCTTTTAGAATGGGATATTTTAAAATAAACTATCCTTATGCATTTTATGCTAGCTTATTTTCTGTTAAAGTAGAAGATTTCGACTATGATTTAATGTGCTTTGGATTAGACAAAGTACAATTAGCTATAAAAGAGATACAAGCATTAGGAAAAGGAGCTACAACAAAAGAAAAAACAAAATTAGTTGTTTTAGAGCTTGTTAGAGAAATGTATAAAAGAGGATTAAAATTTACAAAAATGGATTTATATAAGTCTAAAGGGTTTAAATTTGATGTTACAGAAGAGGGATTGTTGCCTCCTTTATGTTGCGTTCAAGGGCTTGGAGAGCAAGCTACGCAAAATATAGTAGAAGCTAGAGAAAATGGACTATTTGATACGGTTGAAAATCTTGTTGAACGTACTAAAATAAGTAAAACTGTTGTTGAAATATTAAAGCAAAATGGTGTTTTACAAGGTATGCCAGATACAAACCAACTTACATTATTTATGTAG
- a CDS encoding 5'-nucleotidase C-terminal domain-containing protein yields the protein MLKKFLSILTVITVLVSSLTFNVFANTIKDDEITIRLLATSDIHNKFYPYEYATNMESKHGSLAQIATVIKELKTENTIVIDAGDTIQGNYSELFLDEEIVPTIAGMNAIGYDIWTLGNHEFNYGMDFLEKVMKTSKAKILTGNVYRPDETALADDYTIIEKNGIKIGIIGMVTPNITRWDAEKLIGYKVTDPLEEINKAVEELKGKVDIIVSVNHMGESNEYNVKNSGVDDIAKSSKDIDVIIAAHEHKAVKGKLLNDILIVENKNAGETIAQIDITLKKDTNGKYKIIDRKSKLIDVSKYEPDKEVLKVLERYDQKAKKDANTIIGKLECGDLVPKNEIKGIAQAYIQDTALIDFINEVQLYYSGADISAAALLSTNANMKQGDIKKSDTSLIYKYPNTLYVVEMTGKQLKQYMEWNASYFNQYKDGDLTISFKPDSRGYWYDMFTGINYEINISKEVGNRIENLTKADGTPVKDTDVFKVALNNYRANSHILSDVIFKDGDKPKLLQIDVRGDIGGVRELIGDYIQNVKKGKITNKVDNNWKITGINWDKELHEKAKEQINSGKIKLAKYNSKSITVNDLVDEKNKHNNIRENNNTKIVNKKVKKVA from the coding sequence ATGCTTAAAAAATTTTTATCAATTTTAACAGTAATTACTGTACTTGTTAGTTCATTAACTTTTAATGTATTTGCAAATACTATAAAAGATGATGAAATAACGATACGACTTTTAGCAACTAGTGATATTCATAACAAATTTTATCCTTATGAATATGCTACAAATATGGAGAGTAAACATGGTAGCTTAGCTCAAATAGCGACTGTTATTAAAGAATTAAAAACAGAAAATACTATTGTTATTGATGCTGGAGATACTATACAAGGAAATTATTCTGAGTTATTTTTAGATGAAGAGATTGTACCTACAATAGCAGGAATGAATGCTATTGGATATGACATATGGACTTTAGGTAATCACGAATTTAACTATGGAATGGATTTTTTAGAAAAAGTAATGAAAACATCTAAGGCTAAAATTTTAACAGGTAATGTTTATAGACCAGATGAAACAGCTTTAGCAGATGATTATACTATAATAGAAAAAAATGGTATTAAAATTGGTATAATAGGTATGGTTACACCTAATATTACAAGATGGGATGCTGAAAAGCTTATAGGATATAAAGTTACAGACCCATTAGAAGAAATAAATAAAGCTGTAGAAGAACTTAAAGGTAAAGTAGATATTATAGTTTCTGTAAACCATATGGGCGAAAGTAATGAATATAATGTTAAAAATTCTGGTGTAGATGACATAGCTAAAAGTTCTAAAGATATAGATGTTATTATAGCAGCACATGAGCATAAGGCAGTAAAAGGTAAATTATTAAATGATATTTTAATAGTTGAAAATAAAAATGCTGGAGAAACTATTGCTCAAATTGATATCACTCTAAAAAAAGATACAAATGGTAAATATAAAATTATAGATAGAAAATCAAAACTTATTGATGTTTCAAAATATGAACCAGATAAAGAGGTTTTAAAAGTTTTAGAAAGATATGACCAAAAAGCTAAAAAAGATGCAAACACTATAATAGGTAAACTTGAATGTGGAGACCTTGTACCTAAAAATGAAATTAAAGGTATCGCTCAAGCATATATACAAGATACGGCTCTTATAGATTTTATTAATGAAGTACAATTATATTATTCTGGAGCAGATATATCTGCCGCAGCTTTACTTAGCACTAATGCTAATATGAAACAAGGAGATATTAAAAAAAGTGATACTTCTTTAATATATAAATACCCTAATACATTATATGTAGTTGAGATGACAGGTAAACAACTTAAACAATATATGGAATGGAATGCATCTTATTTTAACCAATATAAAGACGGAGATTTAACTATATCTTTTAAACCAGATAGCAGAGGGTATTGGTATGATATGTTTACTGGTATAAACTATGAAATTAATATATCAAAAGAAGTTGGTAATAGAATAGAAAATCTTACTAAAGCAGATGGAACACCAGTTAAAGATACAGATGTATTTAAAGTTGCATTAAATAATTATAGAGCTAATAGTCATATTTTATCAGATGTTATTTTTAAAGATGGGGACAAGCCTAAATTATTACAAATAGACGTTAGAGGAGATATAGGCGGAGTTCGTGAGCTTATAGGAGATTATATCCAAAATGTAAAAAAAGGTAAAATAACAAATAAGGTAGATAATAACTGGAAAATAACAGGTATTAACTGGGATAAAGAGCTTCATGAAAAAGCTAAAGAACAAATTAATTCTGGAAAAATAAAATTAGCAAAATATAATAGTAAATCTATTACTGTTAACGATTTAGTTGATGAAAAAAATAAGCATAATAATATAAGAGAAAATAATAACACAAAAATTGTTAATAAAAAAGTTAAAAAAGTAGCATAA
- a CDS encoding GntR family transcriptional regulator — translation MFNIDFRNPKPIYEQLTESIEKLAIKGVLKPDEQLPSVRQLAMELSINPNTIQRAYSLLESKGITYSIKGRGSFISPNCIDCIKNKLEFIRDDIKRLIEEARDIGATDELILSWLK, via the coding sequence ATGTTTAATATAGATTTTAGAAATCCTAAACCTATTTATGAACAATTAACAGAAAGTATAGAGAAATTGGCTATAAAAGGTGTTTTAAAGCCAGATGAACAGCTACCAAGCGTTAGACAGTTAGCTATGGAGCTTTCTATAAATCCTAATACTATACAACGAGCATATAGTTTGCTAGAAAGTAAAGGCATAACTTATTCAATAAAAGGCAGAGGTAGCTTTATATCACCAAATTGTATAGACTGTATAAAAAATAAGCTTGAATTTATAAGAGATGATATAAAAAGGCTTATAGAAGAAGCTAGAGATATAGGAGCAACAGATGAGCTTATTTTAAGTTGGCTTAAATGA